The Ovis aries strain OAR_USU_Benz2616 breed Rambouillet chromosome X, ARS-UI_Ramb_v3.0, whole genome shotgun sequence genomic sequence ATCCGGGTCTCAAGAGAGACTGGGGCCCTGGTGTGAGGAGCCAGGCCTCAGACTGGGGGAGGACAGGGCTCCGGTCCTACCGGGAGTCAAGGTGAGGACGCTGAGGGAGGAGTGAGGGGAGCGGGACCCCAGAACAGAGGGGACCCTGGTAGTCCCCAGGCAGGACGACCTCACGCCGCATTTCCTGACATCAGGTCTCAGAGAGGCGGGGGACCGGGTGAGAGCGGCGGGGCCTCAAAATGGAGGACGGGCCAATTCCAGGGCCTGCCTGGAATCCAGGCTGCAAGCGGGGAAGGACTGAGGCCGTTAGACCCCAACACAAGGAGGGATCGTTGCCCTTGATGGGGGTCTTAGAGGTCCCAGAGCGGGTTGAGCAGGATGAGCAGTTTGTCGACCTCTGGCTTAGGGGCCCGGGGAGGTGAGGTGCTCAGGCAGAGGGTGGAGGCTTCAGATCCACAGAGGGTGGACTCCCCGGACAGAGCCAAACCCACCCTTGTGGTCAGTGCTGGGAGTCCAGGCTGGACGAGAAGTGGGGACGGAGCATCTCCCCAGCCTAGGACCCGCGGGAGGCCCTGGGCAGGTGCAATCACATGCGGGGCGCCTTAGCGCTTTCCTTTTGGACTCGGGTCTTGTTATGAGTTACTCTGCAGGCCCCCAAAGGGCAGGGTCCAGGCTGTGGCAGGGGAAAGGTGGGCACTACAAGGGAGCTATAAGGGGACCATTTCCCCCACAACTGGGCGGGGTGCTCAGAGTCCAGGGGTGTGCCACAATCTACCCCTGAGGGGCCCCCTCCATTTTTCTCACAGGGGTTCCAGGAACCAGGAGCAGAGGTCTGAGGCCTGTGTCCAGAGGTCTGAGAAAAGAGGAGGTCCAGGCAGTACCAGGAGTCAAGGTGAGGAAGGTGGATGAATGAGCACCAGGGGCTCCCCATCCCAGAACAGAGGGGACCCCACAAATCCCTAATGCCCCCACCATGTCAGCCCCAGAACCTCTGGCTGTGTTGGCTGCACCCAGGAGAGCCACTGCCCTTCCTCCTTCGGGTAGCTGGGGGTCAGACTGCCCAGAAGGACGGCCGCTGTGAGGCTGAGAGCACCCCTCAAGAGGAGACCTATAAGTGGCCTGTGTCGACCACCCAGGGTGTATTTCTTAGCTGAGGCCCATGGTCCACAATGTCCCCTGCCTCACTCTTGTCTGTGGTTTGATTCCAGGTATCGTGCTCGAGGTCAAGATGAGTGAGCTAAGGAAGCCCAAggaagaccttcatgacccaggcGAGGCCCAGGGCCCGGAGGAAGCACAGCTCTTGGGGGCTGAGAGAGGGGAGGCAGCAACCTCCTCAGCCTCTTCCCGCCCAATCTCTTTGTGTGCCACTGAGGAGGCCTTGCCCCAGGAAGCTCTGAATAAAATGGTGGCTAACATGGTGAAGTTCCTGCTCTGCAAGTATCGAGCCAAGGAGCCAACCTCTGATGCCGAATTGCTGCATACGGTCCTCGGAGGTAACCAGGAGCACTTCCCGGTGGTCTTCCGCCAAGCGGTTGAATGCGTTCTGCTGGTCTTTGGTATAGATGTGAGGCAGGTAGAAACTGCGCCCATCTACATCATGGTCCCCTGCCTGGGCCTCACCTGTGATGTGATACAGAGCGGTGAGCAGGGCCTGCCCAAGGCCGGCCTCCTGGTGGTGGTCCTCAGCCTGATCCTCCAGAATGGGGATCGCGGCCCTGAGGAGGAGATCTGGAGAGCACTCAACAAGATGGGAGTGTATGTTTGGAAGGAGCATTCTATCTTTGGGGAGCCCAGGGAGCTGCTGACCCAAGTGTGGGTGCGAGAGGGGTACCTGGAGTACCGGCAGGTGCCTGACAGCGACCCTGCTCGCTTCGAGTTCCTGTGGGGTCCCCGGGCCTTTGCAGAGACCAGCAAGGAGAAATTCACAGAGTATCTGCTCAGGGTCAACCGAAGGGCTTTTAGGTCcttcccattcccttctgcagaggctGTGAGGGAGGAGAACGAGGGGTCCTGAGCCAGAGCAGCAGCCAGGCTGATCCTTCCCTCTGTGATTGAAAAGGGAGCAGTCAGCCGTCTCAGGAGTGATGGCCTGGGCCACTTGGGGAACCCGGTGTGCAGCATTTTTAGGTTCCTGTTCTCTGCGATGACATGGAGActgatctctgttttctttagGAATTTTTCAAATGTGTATTTCAGCTTAAGGCTTAATAAACTTCAGTATCTAACTTTGTGAATGACATTGATCACACATGTATTTGTACTTACCCAGTTTAAGGACAACAATTTTGCTGGTTTTTAAAAGAGTTTGGGaactttccaattttattttgtgACCCTGAACATGGTAACATGAGATTGGAATTATAAGTATTTTGGAAATGTGAACTTACCTAGCAGTAAGGTACTTggtgaaagaattagaaaataaaatgtgattataGCGAAATCTTGCTTCTTATACTTTTTGTCTGTCATTTTATACAGCTAAGCTATCTCAGTTTATTTGGGTTTCCCCAGGTTATTATTTAAGAATGTAGGAGAAAACTAATCCAACTAAATAAGGCCCTGCTCCCGGCTCATTTATTCCACAGGACTTAAGGGAGCTCGTGCTCTGTGACAGGCCGTGTTAACAGTGGGGACACTAGGAAGAACAGGCCACCCCCACACCGGCAGTGATCATCTAAGAGCTGCAGCCACATGAGGAAGGTGGAGCGACATCCCCTAGTCCCAGAACAAGGCAACACAGGGCAGGGCAGTGGGGCTCCAGGAGAAGCCCTCGAGTGTCAGTGCCTGAGCCAGGGCAGTTTGGGCTTTGGGAAGCTGAGTTCCTTCTGTGGGAGGTGATTGAGATGAGGCTGGGTGGTGGCAGTACCAGACCTCTCGACAATGTCTTATGGTgagaagaaaatttgaaatagGACATACACAATAGAAGTTCTTCTTCACTCGGAGATGAATCTCCTGGGTCCAAAAGAGAAAGTGCACTTTGATCAGAATCAAGTAGACTCCTGGTTTTTCTGCCTGAGTGTAAATACATTTGAAAGGTTCCAAATGAGACATGAGTAAATTTGGGTTGGCACACAATCTTCTCAGTCTCAGGGTTTATAGCTGAAGACATTTCAGTTACCATGTTGCAGAAACTGGTACTCGAGAATCCAAGCATGACACTAGGAGATTTGGataactcaggtttattatgctgGCAGGCACAGAGGAGtcaacactccaagctctgagccccgatCAAAGGGATTGCAGAGTTTTCATAGACAGACTGTAGTGGGCAGCACTAGctgttaataggctggtttaaactaaggggtttctCACTCTTGGGAACAGTGGTCAAGATGAggagggggatgcctgacctgcacaggcatgattaagcaggtttgcaggggcaaagagcaggacaagggtgagtgagatgaACTCCAGTTTCTAGCATTGCAAGTTCCCGCTTTCTGAGACTACAGGACCCAGgtgatctagactttgcaagggGGAAGctgttacagaggcagaaggaggaggtcgtgtaaaattttaacttttcctcttcattctccACTTTTGATGCTTCTATCACTCATTGTAGAAAGCATCGTCCCATGTGTTTGGTAGGACATTCCAAGCTCCCCATCATTTAGGGAGAGTGTACTGAATTATTACCATTTGTGGATTCAATCCGAGAGCTTATGAACTGGGTAAGAGCATAGAGAATACAAGAGCCAAACAAGAGCACTGCAAAGAGCATGAAGAGAGGACCTGTTAAAGGGAGAAGCCATGATGCCCAGCTCCAGATATTGCTCCAATTACCCCAAGAATTAGCtagcttttctctctttttatgatTTGTTCTCTTTGATGTTGGGCCATGTTCCTGACTATTTCTGACTGGTGTATATAAAAGCAGCATTCTTCATTCAAGAAGAGGCAGCTGAAAAGGCAGACACTTTTCAACTGTCAGTAggtctgatgctgctgctgctgagtcgcttcagccatgtctgactctgtgcaaccccatggactgcagcctaccagtttcctccatccatgggattttccaggcaagagtactggagtgggttgccattgccttctccagtcagtaGGTCTAGACCTCTCTTATTTGGCAAAACCACCTCAGCCAGGGAGTCTAGTTGGTCCTGTAAGGCCACTAAAGATTTGGCCACTCTCCCAATGTCGTCTGTGAAGTCTTTGGATAGTGTATGATAAGAGGTGGTTGATGAAGCAATTCCTATTCCCATACCTATCCCAGCCATGATTCCCAGACTAGCTAGTAGGGGTATAAATTGGATGACTCTTTTTGACAGCATATGTGCTGCCAGAGGTACGGTGGGAGTCTGGTTGTTAGGGACAATATTTATCTGGGGAGTGAGGAAAGCTAGGGTGCAGATATCCGCCTAATTGACAGGTAGACATAAGTAAGCATCTGTCccacaaacaaagaaaaggcCTTGATGGGGGCGGCACCATCTATAACAGCAAGGGACACCCAATGGCTGCAAAGCAGCCTGCACATAACAGATAACTGAAGACTTGCAAAAGGTTTTCTCCCCATCTTTGGGCTGTCATGGCTGTAGCAACTGAGCCTGTCGTGAAGGGGCATCAGTTATACTGCGGAGCAATTTAGTTGGTAGGGAGAATCGATCGTAGACTTCCAGTAAGAATGAAGCTTCCCATTACAGTGAGATAACAGACAGGTAACTGTGAATTCTGACCCAAATCCTAGTCCTGGGGTGCGACAGAATCTAATCCTGTGGTGAAGAGCACACAAATAACAGCAATCAGGGATAGAGTCCAGGGTTGACAATGAAAatccattgatattttgatagccAGATCCTGAAGCTTCTGCCATGTATTGACCAGCTAGCTGCCGGAGTGTGGCTGGAGCAAGGCTGAAGAATCCTCAAGCTTCTGCTGTGCATGTACTTAGTCAGCTTCCAGAGTGACTAGAGCAGAGCTCAGCATCCATCGCGGGTGAGGGTTGTTGTTTCTGAAATAGACCTTAAGGAGCTTTTTGGGGCCTGAACTGCTTTCCAGGTGTCCTCATTACAGGAAGCCACTGCCTTCGTGACTCTGGTGTGGTGGATCCAGGGGATGATGCCTGTAACTTTAACAGTAGTAGGGGTTGCCAGGATGACCGTGTGAGGGCCTGTCCAAACTGGCTGAAGTGGCTCCTTTTTCCAGTCTTTAACCCATACCTCATCTCCCGGCTGACAGGGGTGAACCCAATTGCCCAGTGGAATGGGTGTCCTTCCTCCGGTTTCTTAGGCGATATGGCGGAAGACTTTCCAGGGCCTGGGGGTGTTGGGACATCTCCAGGTCAGCTAGTTGTTGATGGTCTCCTTTGAGCTTTCTGATCACTGGGGGTGGTCTCCTGTATAAGATCTCAAAAGGAGAATAGCCTGAGGTCCTCAGGGTGCACTTATGGAGGGCAATGAGAGTCCACAGGCTAAGGCAGCTTGTTCTAGTGTTGTCTGAGCATTGGCCAGGGGACATTTTTGTCGTACTAGTACTTGGAGAAACAAACTTAACAA encodes the following:
- the LOC101110309 gene encoding melanoma-associated antigen 10-like, whose product is MSELRKPKEDLHDPGEAQGPEEAQLLGAERGEAATSSASSRPISLCATEEALPQEALNKMVANMVKFLLCKYRAKEPTSDAELLHTVLGGNQEHFPVVFRQAVECVLLVFGIDVRQVETAPIYIMVPCLGLTCDVIQSGEQGLPKAGLLVVVLSLILQNGDRGPEEEIWRALNKMGVYVWKEHSIFGEPRELLTQVWVREGYLEYRQVPDSDPARFEFLWGPRAFAETSKEKFTEYLLRVNRRAFRSFPFPSAEAVREENEGS